A single genomic interval of Ruminococcus sp. NK3A76 harbors:
- a CDS encoding aldolase catalytic domain-containing protein, translating to MRNDKLTPAQLMGFREQIKVLDATVRDGGLVNSFRFTDEFVRDLYKTNVQAGVDYMELGYKADKAIFNVDDFGKWKFCNEDDIRDIVGDNDTDLKLSIMADVGRCDYKNDIIDRANSAIDMVRVATYVSTMPAAIDMIEDAARKGYETTCNIMAISNAQESDIDIALDMLGKSPVNGVYIVDSFGSLIPEQVKRISTKYLDMADKYGKQVGIHAHNNQQLAFANTIEALSEGVNYIDATYDGMGRGAGNCAMELLLGFLKNPKYKLYPVIKFIEQHMNKLREDGVLWGYGIPYMVTGQFNQHPREAIAFSEALRKDYTEFYKHILDMNS from the coding sequence ATGAGAAACGATAAACTTACCCCTGCCCAGTTAATGGGCTTCAGAGAGCAGATAAAGGTGCTCGACGCAACAGTAAGAGACGGCGGTCTTGTTAACAGCTTCCGCTTTACAGACGAGTTTGTAAGAGACCTCTACAAGACAAACGTTCAGGCCGGCGTTGACTACATGGAGCTTGGCTACAAGGCTGACAAGGCGATATTCAACGTTGATGACTTCGGCAAGTGGAAGTTCTGCAATGAGGACGACATAAGAGACATAGTAGGCGACAACGACACAGACCTTAAGCTCTCGATAATGGCTGACGTTGGCAGATGCGACTACAAAAACGACATCATCGACCGTGCAAACAGCGCTATCGACATGGTAAGAGTGGCTACATACGTTTCCACCATGCCGGCTGCTATCGACATGATAGAGGACGCTGCAAGAAAGGGCTACGAGACCACCTGCAACATCATGGCTATCTCAAACGCTCAGGAGAGCGACATCGACATAGCTCTTGATATGCTCGGCAAGTCTCCTGTCAACGGCGTTTACATCGTTGACAGCTTCGGCTCACTTATCCCCGAGCAGGTAAAGAGAATAAGCACCAAGTATCTCGACATGGCTGACAAATACGGCAAGCAGGTGGGCATTCACGCACACAACAACCAGCAGCTCGCATTTGCAAACACTATAGAAGCTCTCTCCGAGGGCGTAAACTACATCGATGCTACATATGACGGCATGGGCAGAGGTGCAGGCAACTGCGCTATGGAGCTTCTCTTAGGCTTCCTTAAGAACCCGAAGTACAAGCTCTACCCTGTCATCAAGTTCATCGAGCAGCACATGAACAAGCTGCGTGAGGACGGCGTGCTCTGGGGCTACGGCATACCTTACATGGTAACAGGCCAGTTCAACCAGCACCCGAGAGAGGCTATCGCATTCAGCGAGGCACTCAGAAAGGATTACACAGAGTTCTACAAGCACATACTCGACATGAACTCTTGA
- the malQ gene encoding 4-alpha-glucanotransferase, which translates to MRASGILMHISSLPNSYGIGKLGKEAYEFADFLRKAGQRYWQILPISPTSYGDSPYQSFSIYAGNPYFIDFEQLEKEGLLRSSEYKKVDFGKDDESVDFGLLYKTVFKVLRKAYNRFEPDFDFKRFESNNKWLDNYALFMALKDAHGGKAWEHWEKPIRNYEKAAVKAAKEKYKADIGFYKFVQYEYFKQWIKLKEYVNSLGIKIIGDIPIYVAYDSADVWADPKYFLLDENKTPIDVAGCPPDVFSAKGQLWGNPLYRWDVMKEENYRWWIQRIRSAAETYDVVRIDHFRGFESYYCIPYGSEDAVIGEWRKGPDAELFKEVKRQLGKLDIIAEDLGFLTPKVNKMLKACGYPGMKVLEFAYDPEYKSGYLPHNFKSSSSICYTGTHDNETLVGWVGSLGRKEARFFRDYLGVSRNKDIPWAMIRLAWSSVSDTAIAQMQDFLELGSDARMNIPSTLGGNWQWRAKQGVFTDELAKKIFDMTVMFNRLGDEPARQK; encoded by the coding sequence GTGAGAGCGAGCGGTATTCTGATGCATATTTCTTCTTTGCCGAACAGCTACGGTATAGGTAAGCTGGGTAAGGAAGCGTATGAGTTTGCGGATTTTCTGAGAAAGGCCGGCCAGCGATATTGGCAGATACTTCCTATATCTCCGACAAGCTACGGCGATTCACCGTATCAGAGCTTTTCGATATACGCAGGCAACCCTTATTTCATAGACTTTGAGCAGCTTGAAAAGGAAGGGCTGCTAAGATCCTCTGAGTATAAAAAGGTCGATTTCGGCAAGGACGATGAGAGCGTCGATTTCGGGCTGCTGTATAAGACAGTGTTCAAGGTGCTCAGAAAGGCATATAACCGCTTTGAGCCGGATTTTGACTTCAAACGCTTTGAGTCAAACAACAAGTGGCTCGATAATTATGCGCTCTTTATGGCGCTTAAGGACGCACACGGCGGCAAGGCGTGGGAGCACTGGGAAAAGCCCATAAGAAACTATGAAAAGGCTGCTGTCAAGGCGGCTAAGGAAAAATATAAGGCCGATATAGGCTTTTATAAGTTCGTGCAATATGAGTATTTCAAGCAGTGGATAAAGCTCAAGGAGTATGTCAACTCGCTCGGGATAAAGATAATAGGCGATATACCGATATACGTTGCCTACGACAGCGCAGATGTCTGGGCAGACCCGAAATATTTCCTGCTCGATGAGAACAAGACGCCGATAGACGTTGCAGGCTGTCCGCCTGATGTTTTCTCGGCAAAGGGTCAGCTTTGGGGCAACCCCCTCTACCGCTGGGACGTGATGAAGGAAGAAAACTACCGCTGGTGGATACAGCGCATACGCTCGGCCGCTGAGACTTATGACGTGGTCAGGATAGACCATTTCAGGGGCTTTGAGAGCTACTACTGCATTCCCTATGGCAGCGAGGACGCAGTGATAGGCGAGTGGCGCAAGGGACCTGATGCTGAGCTTTTCAAGGAAGTAAAGAGACAGCTTGGCAAGCTCGACATAATCGCTGAGGACTTAGGGTTTTTGACACCAAAGGTAAACAAGATGCTTAAGGCCTGCGGCTATCCGGGCATGAAGGTGCTTGAATTTGCCTACGACCCTGAGTATAAGAGCGGCTATCTGCCGCACAACTTCAAAAGCAGCAGCAGTATCTGCTACACAGGCACCCACGACAACGAAACGCTTGTCGGCTGGGTGGGCTCGCTTGGCAGAAAGGAAGCCAGGTTCTTCCGTGATTACCTCGGTGTGAGCCGCAATAAAGACATACCCTGGGCGATGATAAGGCTTGCATGGTCAAGTGTAAGCGACACGGCTATCGCACAGATGCAGGATTTCCTGGAGCTCGGCAGCGATGCGAGAATGAATATCCCCTCGACTCTCGGCGGCAACTGGCAGTGGAGAGCAAAGCAGGGCGTCTTCACAGATGAGCTTGCAAAGAAGATATTTGATATGACAGTAATGTTCAACAGGCTCGGCGATGAGCCTGCCAGGCAGAAATGA